The DNA region CAGGAGGGCGCTGGCGATGCCAGCGGCAATCAATTTTTGGGCTTTCATGGCTAATTGACCTCTCTTTAGGATGCTTGGATGTTAGGGATGCCACCGACCAGGCCGGGGCCATAAAGATGACGAATCGACTCTTGCAGTCTTTGTGCCAATCTTCGGCCACGCCAGCAACTCAGAGCCAGATCAGCGCCTTACCCCGTCGCGGCAGGGATTTTGGCGCTTAGTTGGCGCGGACTCCCGGCCCGGGCCGGGGGTGGCCGCACCATTATGGGGCATGCGGCGGACCAGGGTCAGGATGCGGCCAGGGCGCTATAATCCCCGCCACCGCACCCCCCAGCCCCAGGTGACCACCATGTTGGACCCCAAATATCTCGACGACCTGACCCGGCGCCTGGCCGGCAGCCTGCCCCAGGGACTCCAGGCACTGCACCAAGATATCGACCGTAACCTGCGCGCTGGCCTGGAGGCCGGCTTGTCCAGGCTGGACCTGGTGACCCGGGAGGAATTCGATGTCCAAAGCGCCGTCCTGGCCCGCACGCGCGCTAAACTGGAGCGCCTGGAGACCCAGGTGGCGGAGTTGGAGCGAGCGCTAAGGCCCGACGGACCCGCGCGCTAGTCGCCCGGCACCCACCCTGCCACCCCCTTGAGCCTCTGCATCCTCAACAGCCGCGCCCGCGTGGGCATGGAGGCGCCGCCCGTGACCGTGGAGGTCCAGCTAGCCGGTGGCCTGCCCTGCATGAATATCGTCGGCTTGCCCGAGATGGCGGTCCGGGAGAGCAAGGACCGGGTGCGCGGCGCCCTCCACAATGGCCACTTCCAGTTTCCCGCCGGGCGCATCACCGTCAACCTGGCGCCGGCGGACCTGCCCAAGGAGGGCGGGCGCTTCGACCTGCCCATCGCCCTGGGGGTGCTGGGGGCCTCGGGCCAGCTCAAGACCCAGGGGCTGGCGGACCTGGAATTCCTCGGCGAACTCGCCCTCTCCGGCGCCCTGAGACCCGTGCAAGGGGTACTGCCGGCGGCCCTGGCGGCCCGCGAGGCCGGCCGCGCCCTGGTCCTGCCGCGCCAGAACGCCGTCGAGGCGGGTCTGGTCCGGGGCCTGCGCGTCCTCCCCGCCGACCACCTGCTGGAGGTCTGCGCCCATCTCAACGGCGAGGCGCCCCTGGCGACTTATGTCTCCGAGGAGATCGCCCTGGTCGCGACCCAGTACCCGGACCTGTCCGAG from Chromatiaceae bacterium includes:
- a CDS encoding accessory factor UbiK family protein; this encodes MLDPKYLDDLTRRLAGSLPQGLQALHQDIDRNLRAGLEAGLSRLDLVTREEFDVQSAVLARTRAKLERLETQVAELERALRPDGPAR